TTTGGTGTCACTGCACGTCTCAAGCGACCTGACACTGCCACCATATTCAGTGACGGTCGTCTCCAAGTAGCGGTGGGTATCCACTGACCTTGCACCCTGAACGCAGGTGACATCCGAGAGTCTGGTCATGGTGGCTCCAAGGCGTGCGCAAGCTCAAAAGGGGTCGCATCGGCCACCTAAATTTCTAGGAGCGTGCTGAATAAGTCATGTTTCAAGAAAATCACAGCTCTCTGACCTGGACTTTTAGCATCTCAGTTTGGCAATAATCGGGCTTATTTAGCACGCTCCTAGCCAGGGGCCAACACCGTCCAAGCTCGCGTCACTCCTTACCACCAAAGGGCGCATGAATGCGCTACTCGCCGATGAACGCTCGGGCCGGGTGTCTGGCGCCACCGACGCAAACGGTCAGACGGGAGATGTCGAATGACTAAAAGACATCGCCTCACCAACCCAGCAAGGACGCGGAGAGCAATCGGACCACAATCCACACAACACCTCGTTGAAGCTGCCGTGAGCGCAAATGCCACCCTTGAAACTGTCTCGTTATCGACTCAGCCTCACCAGGGACTCTGCGGTGGGCGCTAGAGGACTCGAACCTCCGACCTCAGCCGTGTGAAGGCTGCGCTCTAACCAACTGAGCTAAGCGCCCGCGAAAAATAGATCATAGTGACTCCGAGAGTTGAAGCTGTCCTCGAAGCGCCTCTGGGCCCATTGGGCTAGCTGTCCTAGACACCACGGCGAAACTCCTCGCAAAACCGAGCGCATGAGCCCTCAACGCTAAGGAGACTGAGCAAGAGAGGTGAAGACAAGGAGAACGAGATCAGGGTTCGACCAAAGCCTGGGAAAGACCTTGGAACATGACCCGCAAAGCTCGTCCAGTTCTCTGATCGATGTGTCAAACGAGTAGCCAAGCAGTTGGACATCTCAAGGAGCCATCGATCCAAATGGGTGGATGTATCACGTACGGTACAACGAGCAGCGTTTGGCGGCGACCCTGAGGATCGCCGCCAAACGCTTTAGGTGCATAGGTCAATCAATGAGCTGTGATCGGCCACTGGGCCAATCCACTCGTGTGGCCAGCATGAACGGGCCCTATGCCGGTCAGTCGGTCACGGCTTCGATGGTCTTGTCCTCAGAGGGTCGTCGATTGCCGATGGCGAACCCAGTGACGGCACCGATCAGCAAGGCCATAATCCCAACCACCATCGCCACATGCAGTCCTGACAGGAAGGCGGCGTGCGAGCCATTGGTGATCGCGGTCTGCAATAACGCCGGTATGTGTGCCACCCGCGGGGCGGCACCCTCAGCGATCAGTGGCTTAGCGGCTAGTAGCTTCGGTGCGATAGCGCTCGGGACACCCGCCTTGGTCAGCTTACCGACAAGGGTGGAGCCGACACGATCGAGCAAGACCGAACCGAGCACGGAGGTTCCAATGACACCGCCGATCTGCAATGCCGTTGACTGAACACCACCGGCGACCCCAGCGTCCTGTGACGGGGCATTCCCGACGATCGCATCAGAGGTAGCAGTGAGCACAAATCCAACGCCGAGGCCCAGAATAATGAATGGAACCGCAAGCAGGAGATAGCTCGAGTTGACCTCCAATCTCGTTAAGGTCGCTAGACCAGCGGCGGCAAGCAGCATACCGATGGTGACTGGAAAGCGAGGGCCAAAGCGCTGATTGAGGACGGCTCCAAGGGGGGCCGAGACGACGAACATCGCCGTCAGTGGCAACAGGCGAACACCAGCCTGAATTGGGCTGTATCCATGAACCTCCTGGAGATACAGCGACACGAAAAAGATAACCCCGTAGAAGGCAAAGAAGTTCAAGATCACGCTAATGGTGGACATCGAGAGTGCCCGACTGGCGAAGATGCGCAACGGCACGAGCGGATTGGTTACACGGCCCTCTGCGAAGACGAAGAGGGCGGCTGCAATAATGGCCCCACCGAAACAGGCAAGTGTCTTGGCGTCCAGCCAACCCCATGTCTGGGTTTTGATCAGCCCGAACACCAGCAAGAACAGTGTCGCTCCAAGCGTCACAATCCCGGCAAAGTCCGGTGACTCGACATCATGCTCACGACTCTCTCGAAGCACAAGGACGCTGATGACAATGCCAATGATAGAAACCGGAACATTGAGGTAGAACACCCACTGCCACGAAACATCCTGGACGAGTAACCCACCAACTATCGGACCTCCGGCAATCGCCACCGCCGAGGCCGCACCCCAGATACCGATGGCGGTATTGAGTTTTTCAAGTGGGAAGGTCTTACGCAAGATCGCCAGCGTATTCGGCATGATCATTGCACCAAAGGCGCCCTGGAAGGCACGAAACATGATGACAAGACCAATAGATCCCGATAACCCAACACCCGCACTTGCCAGCGCGAATCCGGCCATCCCAATGAGATAGATCTTTCGCCGTCCTAGACGGTCGCCCAACTTCCCAGCTGGGATCAGGAGTACAGCGGTAACCAGGAGATAGCCGTTGGTAACCCACTGAAGATCTGACAGACTCGCGTGTAAGCCGCGAGCGATAAAAGGGTTCGCGATCGATACGACCGTGGCGTCGAGACCGACCATGATGACCCCGAAGGCAACCGCAACCAGTGACCACCACGGGTTGCCACGTAAACGACCCTTATTTGTACCCTGCATATGTGACGATTCCATCGACGCTCCTTTAACGAACTTCAACTACGGACTTATTACACCGCCGCGATGACAACGTGGGGACCCATCCGAGCCGACTACTTTGTCAGTCACTGCCATTTCTAACGACCACCCTAGCCGATTTGTTCCCATGTGCGTCCTTGATTTCACGGCTCTAAGTCTCCCAACCTGTAGCAATGATGAAAATCAGTCGAGAGCTGCGGAAACATGTCATCCGATCGGTTGACACGCAGCCTGGCGGGAACGTTTTGAGGGGGCTACACTAGAGCCCTGATGACACCGCTCCTGCCCCCCGAAGAGACCATCGCTGCCGTACGAGATCGACGTGCCCACTCCTACAAGTGGCGTCGCTACGGCGCTGATATCGTGCCAGCCTGGGTCGCTGACATGGACTTTCCACCTCCACGCCGCGCGCTCGAAGCTGGTATCGCGCTCCTCGAGGCCGGTGATACCGGCTATCCCTCGCCCGATCTCGTCAACGATTATGAAGCGGCCTACCAAGCGTGGGCACAAACAAACTTTGGAACCCAGCCAAACAGCCTGAGAACCGTTGGTGATGTCGTTGCCGCGCTGCGCATCATCGTGACGGCCGTCACCGACCCGGGAGCCGGCGTTATTGTCCTTACACCCAGCTACCCACCGTTTTTTAGCGTCGTGGCCGGAGCAGAACGCCAACTGATCACGGTTCCAATGCTCTATGAGAATCGGAAGTACCACATTGACATGGAACGCCTTGCCGAAGCCGCTGATGACCCCCATACCCAGGCCATCATCGTGTGCAATCCGCACAACCCAACCGGCCGCGTCTTTACTGGAGAGGAGCTCGTCGGCATTGCAACCCTTGCCGAACGCGCCAACCTCACCGTGATCTCCGATGAGATTCATCAGGATCTACGCGGACCTAACACTCGCCACATTCCCTTTACCTCGCTGGACCACCCGGTTGGAGGTCGAGCGATTGTCCTCTCCTCACCGTCCAAATCCTTCAACATCGCTGGTCTCAAGGTTGCCCACATCGAGCTCCCGAACGACCAACAGTTGCGCAATCGCATCGAGGCCAGTGGGCTACTCACACTGTCTCAGGCGACGTCGATGGGGCTCATCGTTGGCACCCAGGCCTATCGCACCGAAGGAGGATGGCTCACCGAAGTGAATGCGATGATTGACGATAACTTTCTCAGCGTCGCCAAGGGACTCGGTGATCTCGATGTCCTCACACTCGCTGAGCGGGAGGGTACCTACCTGCAATGGGCGCAACTTCAGCGACTACCCGAGGGCCAATCCGCGTTCACGCTGCTGCTCGATCGAGCCCATGTGGCCGTGGGAGCTGGTGAAGACTATCTGCCGGGAGCTCCCTCCTATTTCCGCCTCAACCTTGCCGCCTGGCCGTCGGCGGTTGCGACCATGATCGAAAGGATCCACGATGCGCTCAGTTCCCTCTAAACTCACGCAAGCTCGCCTACACGACTGGAGCATCGATGGCGTCGAAGCCGACACCATCCCCTACCTGGCGCGCTTCTTCGGCGCGCTCGCGGAGCCAACTCGTCTCAAGCTGTTGCTCGCCATCGATGCCGCAGGGAAACTTGGCGCTACCGAGTGTGTCAAGGCGTCGGGGCTCTCCCAAGGACGCACCTCGGTCCATCTGGGCTGCCTTGCCGCCTGTGGGCTCATTGCCGTCGAGCGTGTTGGTCGTCGCAAGTACTACCGGATTGCAGACCCGCTCATCCCCAACATCCTGCAGCTCGCCAGTCTGCATGCGAAGGACAATATCGCCAGTATTGCCCAATGCCAGCACGTGCACTCAACCGCGTCATAGCACCTCACCGTTCTAGTTGCTCACTGCAATCCAGGCAGCGTCGATCAACGACTCCAATCACACCCATTACCCTATGGTGCTAACGCCACTAGGCGCTGTTGATGACGAAATCGATCGCGGGTACCTACAGAACGCCGCGCGACACCCAGTCATACCTGCGTTGTAGCGCTGCTCAAGAGACCGCCTGCATCGATGAGAACCAGGGCATCGAGCATCTGATCGATGAAGTCACCCCCGTTCACCGACCACTGATCGAGCACCGTCTCGGTAACCATGAACAAAACATTAGCGATCAGCGACACCCGAGGACTCTCAATACCGACCCCGAGCCGATCGGCTATGATCGGGCGAAGTCGAACCGCCGATTCCCAGCCGTCGACCAGCCAACGCGCCCGAAGCGACGGTGTCGTGGCGAGTAGCTGTAGAAGTTGGCGATCTTGTTCTACTTCAGTTTCACCCTGCACAGCGCGGAAAACAACCTGCACCGACTCGAGAAGACTTTCGCTCCGTGGGCGCATAGCCAGTGAGGCCAGCAGCTGGTCGATCTTGAGCCATAAAAAGCTCATGACCACCTCTTCCTTGGTGGCAAAGTAGCGAAAGAAGGTTCGTGGAGAGATGCCAGCTGCTTGGGCGATCTCCTCCACCGTCGTGTGATCGAAACCCTTGGCAACAAAGAGTTCCGCCGCTCTCTGGGCTAACAACGCACGCGTGCGTTCCTTACGCTCTTTGATCGTCATCAACGGCACTCTATCGCTGTTGGTACCGCTGTCGGGCCGAACCGTGATGCGAACCTCCCCGGCGAGCTATCGCCACAGGAGCACTCGTTCAGGTTGCCTGGGTCCCTGGGTTAGTGCAACAAGCCACAGCAAAGCCAATGACGGCGTGCTGGTGCTGGACGCACAACGGTGTCATCCCGCTAGGCTTGCCCAGGTATGGCCGCCCCACTATCAAAGCGTGAACGTCAGTTTGGCTTCGGCATCGTCGCAGCGACAGCCGTAGCCTACATCGCCATCTGGACACCGGTGATCATCGGCAAAGTCAAGCCGGCCAAGAACGCATCGTTTCTAGATAACCCAGCCGTTGCCATCACCGAGGGTCTCCTGCTCATGGCGATTACCGCGGTGATGATCTATCGCAACCAACGTCGCTTCGCCGGTGTTGGTGCCATTATCGTGGCGCTCGGCGCTGGTTGGGGCAGCTTGGTGCTGTTGGCCTTCCCTCTTATGGCTTGGGGCGTCTACGCTGGCTTTAAGGTCGACAAAGCTCAGGTCGAGGCACGTCGCCTCGCCCGTCAGGCCAAAAAGGCTGGGCTTGCACCTCCTGGCAGCTCCGGTGGTGTCGCCAATGGATCGAGCATCGTGAACGCCAGCCAACGGCCACGGCCCACGGCCTCCAAGCGGTATACGCCACCAAAACCACCGTCCAAACGCGAGGCGCGACGTAGGCGCAACAGCCGCCCCTAGCTCGACGTAAACTGGCAAGACACATGACGGGAATACTTCGGTGCTCGATTCTGCGCTAAGCGGCAAAACGCTCTTTATAACCGGTGCGACCGGATTTTTGGGGACGGCTCTCGTCGAGACGGTGCTGCGTGCCCTGCCAGAGACCAACCTGGTGCTCCTGATTCGCCCCGGGCGCAACATCAGCGCTGAGGCGCGTGCTGACAAGGATCTCTTTCGCAATAACTGCTTCGACCGGCTTCGCACGACGCTTGGCGCCGATGGCTTTCGCGACGTCGTCGCCACCCGTGTGCGGATCGCCGCTGGCGATGTTGGAACCGATGGCCTCGGCCTTGATGCCGAGGGGCAACGGCTCTTGAGTGAGGCCGATGTCG
This genomic interval from Ferrimicrobium sp. contains the following:
- a CDS encoding MFS transporter; its protein translation is MESSHMQGTNKGRLRGNPWWSLVAVAFGVIMVGLDATVVSIANPFIARGLHASLSDLQWVTNGYLLVTAVLLIPAGKLGDRLGRRKIYLIGMAGFALASAGVGLSGSIGLVIMFRAFQGAFGAMIMPNTLAILRKTFPLEKLNTAIGIWGAASAVAIAGGPIVGGLLVQDVSWQWVFYLNVPVSIIGIVISVLVLRESREHDVESPDFAGIVTLGATLFLLVFGLIKTQTWGWLDAKTLACFGGAIIAAALFVFAEGRVTNPLVPLRIFASRALSMSTISVILNFFAFYGVIFFVSLYLQEVHGYSPIQAGVRLLPLTAMFVVSAPLGAVLNQRFGPRFPVTIGMLLAAAGLATLTRLEVNSSYLLLAVPFIILGLGVGFVLTATSDAIVGNAPSQDAGVAGGVQSTALQIGGVIGTSVLGSVLLDRVGSTLVGKLTKAGVPSAIAPKLLAAKPLIAEGAAPRVAHIPALLQTAITNGSHAAFLSGLHVAMVVGIMALLIGAVTGFAIGNRRPSEDKTIEAVTD
- a CDS encoding TetR family transcriptional regulator; amino-acid sequence: MTIKERKERTRALLAQRAAELFVAKGFDHTTVEEIAQAAGISPRTFFRYFATKEEVVMSFLWLKIDQLLASLAMRPRSESLLESVQVVFRAVQGETEVEQDRQLLQLLATTPSLRARWLVDGWESAVRLRPIIADRLGVGIESPRVSLIANVLFMVTETVLDQWSVNGGDFIDQMLDALVLIDAGGLLSSATTQV
- a CDS encoding metalloregulator ArsR/SmtB family transcription factor, which produces MRSVPSKLTQARLHDWSIDGVEADTIPYLARFFGALAEPTRLKLLLAIDAAGKLGATECVKASGLSQGRTSVHLGCLAACGLIAVERVGRRKYYRIADPLIPNILQLASLHAKDNIASIAQCQHVHSTAS
- a CDS encoding aminotransferase class I/II-fold pyridoxal phosphate-dependent enzyme; amino-acid sequence: MTPLLPPEETIAAVRDRRAHSYKWRRYGADIVPAWVADMDFPPPRRALEAGIALLEAGDTGYPSPDLVNDYEAAYQAWAQTNFGTQPNSLRTVGDVVAALRIIVTAVTDPGAGVIVLTPSYPPFFSVVAGAERQLITVPMLYENRKYHIDMERLAEAADDPHTQAIIVCNPHNPTGRVFTGEELVGIATLAERANLTVISDEIHQDLRGPNTRHIPFTSLDHPVGGRAIVLSSPSKSFNIAGLKVAHIELPNDQQLRNRIEASGLLTLSQATSMGLIVGTQAYRTEGGWLTEVNAMIDDNFLSVAKGLGDLDVLTLAEREGTYLQWAQLQRLPEGQSAFTLLLDRAHVAVGAGEDYLPGAPSYFRLNLAAWPSAVATMIERIHDALSSL